In Clostridium sp., one DNA window encodes the following:
- a CDS encoding cell wall-binding repeat-containing protein, with amino-acid sequence MTIKRKFIIGLTLTAIFSFASLHKVSASIPTTKRLAGADRYATSLKVAQDGWSSSYYAVLASGENYPDALSSIPLAKKYDAPILLTHGNYIDGSIVTELENLNIGKVFVIGGRGAVNDSVISRLNSLGMQTERIGGANRYDTSVKIAEKFGKVDTLAVATGMDYADALSIGPAAALMGIPVILVPKNIMPEETKAYVKNLNTTVDKVFIVGDNSVVSDNVAGEFENTLESDDGAQQFGNVERITGKDKYERNINVIARFLEKTGTSEDYNSSSDLFSLNNLYIASGEGFADALSGAAEAAKNKAPVILSGESNSELIKNFILTKIPNYEYDSDIPEYLTVLGGQGVMPDSRVGDIFGDVFWDKNASTGDSSTTVFKDSNLEKLIREKVGMPVGTLNYSDLKNITSLDLSNQGIKDISGLENCVNLKSLDLSYNQITSVKPLLKLYNLQDLNLSHNRISDVSYLSNLTSLGQLNLSDNDIDTLGYSRKNSKDDDDDDYDKTSDSVFEYMTRLTSLDLSNSSTDGSYKYKNSISSSDLSDLKYLIRLTSLNLKGTNVGSLTNLEKLTTLNTLNLSDTNVSNLDTLKKLTNLTYLDLSSNDSIDGNDLKPLQNLTGLKYLNLSNNDIDKLTYISGLTNLKTLYLEDNPILDYTPILSYEESLYYRDFDISSISGDAVYSPDSTINAEIKSQISDFESSYNYKNYDKLRFRVLYRSYDSGAYNGTLQTLRSEMSWLKQKIASGGLSDTELKDANESLSSVQNELADIDKKDSMNKKVKDLENQLSTSNKANDMEEIINKINYIYSDYRYDYYRTLEKRYADDIQNIEAQIQTIGLQDPGYSGSDTIDSLQNALEDKKDDRDFAEQKINMYDNYRNFFNAVNSVLEEN; translated from the coding sequence GTGACTATAAAAAGAAAATTTATAATTGGATTGACATTGACTGCCATCTTCAGCTTTGCCTCATTGCATAAAGTCAGTGCCTCAATTCCGACAACAAAGAGGCTGGCGGGAGCCGACAGGTATGCTACGTCTTTAAAGGTTGCGCAGGATGGCTGGTCTTCCTCATATTACGCTGTCCTTGCTTCCGGGGAGAATTATCCGGACGCATTGAGTTCCATTCCACTGGCAAAAAAGTATGATGCACCTATACTTTTGACTCATGGAAATTATATAGATGGTTCCATAGTTACGGAACTTGAAAACCTTAATATTGGAAAGGTGTTTGTAATAGGTGGTAGAGGTGCTGTCAACGACAGTGTAATCAGCAGGCTGAATTCGCTTGGCATGCAGACGGAGAGGATAGGTGGGGCAAACAGATATGACACCTCCGTAAAAATTGCTGAGAAGTTCGGAAAGGTGGATACCCTTGCAGTTGCAACAGGTATGGATTATGCTGATGCATTGTCCATAGGTCCGGCAGCTGCGCTTATGGGAATTCCGGTGATCCTGGTGCCAAAGAACATCATGCCGGAGGAGACAAAAGCTTACGTTAAAAATTTGAATACTACAGTAGACAAGGTCTTTATTGTAGGTGACAATAGTGTGGTAAGCGACAATGTAGCAGGTGAGTTTGAAAATACGCTGGAAAGCGATGATGGTGCCCAGCAGTTTGGGAATGTGGAGAGAATAACAGGGAAGGACAAGTATGAGAGAAACATAAATGTAATAGCCAGATTTCTTGAAAAAACAGGAACCAGTGAAGATTACAACAGCAGCAGCGACCTGTTCAGCTTGAACAATCTGTATATTGCTTCAGGCGAGGGATTTGCCGATGCGCTGTCAGGTGCAGCTGAAGCGGCTAAAAACAAGGCTCCTGTAATACTTTCCGGGGAATCGAATTCAGAGCTGATAAAGAATTTCATACTTACCAAGATACCCAATTATGAATATGACAGTGATATACCTGAATATCTTACGGTTCTGGGAGGACAGGGAGTTATGCCAGATTCCAGGGTAGGCGACATATTTGGCGACGTGTTCTGGGACAAAAATGCAAGTACGGGAGATTCATCCACAACTGTTTTCAAGGACAGCAATCTGGAAAAGCTCATAAGAGAAAAGGTGGGAATGCCTGTAGGAACTCTCAATTATTCAGACCTGAAAAATATTACATCACTGGATCTGAGCAATCAGGGAATAAAGGATATCAGCGGACTTGAAAACTGTGTAAATTTGAAGAGTCTGGATCTTAGCTATAATCAGATAACGAGCGTAAAACCTCTCCTGAAACTGTACAATCTTCAGGATCTCAATCTGAGCCACAACAGAATATCCGATGTTTCGTATTTGTCCAATCTTACGAGCCTTGGTCAGTTGAATTTAAGTGACAATGATATAGATACCCTTGGCTATTCACGAAAAAATTCCAAGGATGATGACGACGATGATTATGACAAGACAAGTGACAGTGTTTTTGAATACATGACGAGGCTGACTTCTCTGGACTTGAGCAATTCCAGTACAGATGGAAGCTACAAATACAAGAATTCTATAAGCAGCTCCGATCTGAGTGATTTGAAATACCTGATAAGGCTTACGTCTTTGAATCTTAAGGGAACAAATGTAGGAAGCCTTACAAATCTTGAAAAACTTACAACCTTGAATACTCTCAACTTGAGTGATACAAATGTAAGCAATCTGGATACCCTGAAAAAGCTGACAAACCTTACTTATCTGGATCTGAGCAGTAATGACAGCATAGACGGAAATGACCTGAAACCGCTTCAGAATCTGACGGGGCTGAAGTACTTGAATCTGAGCAACAACGATATCGATAAACTGACCTACATAAGCGGCCTTACAAATTTGAAAACACTTTACTTGGAAGACAATCCCATACTGGACTATACACCGATACTGTCCTATGAAGAATCTCTCTATTACAGGGATTTTGATATAAGCTCCATAAGCGGCGATGCAGTATATTCTCCGGACAGTACAATAAATGCCGAAATAAAAAGTCAGATAAGTGATTTTGAGAGTTCATACAATTATAAAAACTACGATAAACTCAGATTCAGAGTGCTTTACAGGTCCTATGATTCCGGAGCCTACAATGGAACACTTCAGACTCTTAGAAGTGAAATGTCCTGGCTGAAGCAGAAGATAGCTTCAGGCGGTCTGTCTGATACTGAACTCAAGGATGCAAATGAAAGCCTTTCAAGTGTCCAGAATGAGCTGGCGGATATAGACAAAAAAGACAGTATGAACAAGAAGGTCAAAGATCTTGAAAATCAGCTGTCAACATCCAACAAGGCAAATGATATGGAAGAGATAATAAATAAAATCAACTATATATATTCTGATTACAGATATGATTATTATAGAACGCTTGAGAAAAGGTATGCCGATGATATACAGAATATAGAGGCACAGATCCAGACAATAGGGCTGCAGGATCCGGGTTACAGCGGAAGTGATACTATTGACAGCCTTCAGAATGCACTTGAAGATAAAAAAGATGACAGGGATTTTGCAGAACAAAAAATAAATATGTACGATAACTACAGGAATTTCTTTAATGCAGTTAATTCCGTACTTGAGGAGAATTAG
- a CDS encoding cell wall-binding repeat-containing protein encodes MNNLKMPGVLRSRKLALLVAAAAIAGVLSTTKAYAAPSVERYGGIDRYETAAKVCDAGWNTDTKYAVLANGENYPDALSAAPLAKKYDAPILLTGAGTLSPYTSSELTRLNVKNVFIVGGKGVVSQSIEDSLAARNIKVTRIGGDDRYETALKVAAKVGKSGEVALVNGNDFRDGMTIASIAALKEMPIILTGGNYMPASVKKYLGNGSKMDQIYVVGDSNTISDSVINGLSNVKRIGSGNSYSKNVGVIQAFQNEVDTGTLYIASARDFPDSLGASALAPKTSSPILFVDSPLDEATSNFLKTHIVNDLKVLGGTGAVSYEAESIAKSLSLGVGNTDNITDTIWQNEKYTPRETIVITATDGTKKEMPVEWNLTKVNTTKPGIYTFTGTVKGTDEKVYATLTVKPLPYKIDDIEKTAASRNSFSLPTTVPAQMTDGTTSQVAVSWDYGTQSGNKPGVYVFYGAVDKYSKKVKLTLTVTDSGSTTKTIKTINNIKKTVSNKSDYSLPTKIPAIMTDGSTENVSVTWGPENDYAEGVYTYEGTVSGYSKKVELMLVVTGEGGQDPNDPDYPDNPDNPDNPGDNDTDIQADPMYVIQGESYDLPKKVTNPSTKKSFKIDSWSTKSIDVNGIDSEDYDDCSVTIINFEGIINGSDKKAGITVYIKPRIVSVYQPDLIININAEDYAGQEYKLPDTIRVVTADGKIKIAKVTSWDKPYVNINTPQTYYIKGTVEYFANPILVNLTVN; translated from the coding sequence ATGAATAATCTAAAAATGCCGGGAGTGCTCAGAAGCAGAAAGTTGGCTTTATTGGTTGCAGCTGCGGCTATTGCAGGTGTTTTGAGTACTACAAAAGCATATGCGGCACCATCCGTTGAAAGATACGGTGGTATAGACAGATATGAAACGGCGGCCAAGGTGTGTGATGCAGGGTGGAATACCGATACGAAATATGCAGTTCTGGCAAACGGGGAAAACTATCCCGATGCTCTCTCTGCGGCTCCGCTTGCAAAAAAATATGATGCACCCATACTTTTAACAGGTGCCGGTACCTTGAGTCCGTACACATCTTCCGAGCTTACAAGATTGAATGTAAAAAATGTGTTCATAGTGGGAGGAAAGGGTGTTGTATCCCAGAGTATAGAGGATTCGCTGGCGGCTAGAAATATAAAAGTTACAAGAATCGGAGGGGATGACAGATATGAAACGGCCCTGAAGGTTGCGGCCAAGGTCGGAAAATCCGGGGAGGTAGCACTGGTCAATGGGAATGACTTCAGAGACGGCATGACAATAGCCTCCATAGCGGCCTTAAAGGAGATGCCAATAATACTGACCGGCGGGAATTATATGCCTGCTTCTGTAAAGAAATATCTTGGGAATGGTTCCAAAATGGATCAGATATATGTAGTGGGCGACAGCAATACTATAAGTGACAGTGTCATAAATGGATTGTCAAATGTAAAGAGAATAGGGTCGGGAAATTCATATAGTAAAAATGTAGGAGTAATACAGGCTTTCCAGAATGAAGTGGATACAGGTACTTTATACATAGCTTCTGCCAGGGATTTTCCGGATTCACTGGGAGCTTCCGCACTTGCACCAAAAACTTCATCGCCGATACTCTTCGTAGACAGTCCCCTGGATGAAGCTACGTCAAATTTTCTTAAAACCCACATAGTCAACGACCTGAAGGTGCTTGGAGGTACGGGAGCTGTAAGCTATGAAGCGGAAAGCATAGCAAAGAGCCTGTCTCTTGGAGTGGGTAATACTGACAACATAACCGATACCATATGGCAGAATGAAAAGTACACACCTAGAGAAACAATAGTTATAACAGCTACCGACGGTACTAAAAAGGAAATGCCCGTTGAATGGAATCTTACCAAAGTAAACACCACAAAGCCCGGTATTTACACATTTACCGGGACGGTGAAGGGCACTGACGAAAAAGTATATGCAACACTCACGGTAAAACCGCTGCCTTACAAGATTGATGACATTGAAAAAACAGCGGCAAGCAGGAACAGCTTCAGCCTGCCTACCACGGTTCCGGCACAGATGACCGACGGCACTACAAGCCAGGTTGCAGTGTCCTGGGACTATGGAACGCAGTCGGGAAACAAGCCAGGTGTCTATGTCTTCTACGGTGCAGTGGACAAATACAGCAAGAAGGTCAAGCTTACGTTGACAGTTACCGACAGCGGGTCGACAACCAAAACTATAAAGACCATAAACAATATAAAGAAAACTGTAAGCAACAAGTCCGATTATAGCCTGCCAACCAAGATACCTGCCATAATGACGGACGGCTCCACAGAAAATGTATCTGTAACCTGGGGACCTGAAAATGATTATGCCGAGGGTGTGTATACCTATGAGGGAACTGTAAGTGGGTACAGCAAGAAGGTAGAGCTTATGCTTGTAGTTACCGGTGAAGGTGGACAGGACCCTAATGATCCAGACTATCCTGATAACCCGGACAATCCGGATAATCCAGGAGATAATGATACTGATATCCAGGCAGATCCGATGTATGTTATTCAGGGTGAATCTTATGATTTGCCTAAAAAAGTTACTAATCCATCAACTAAAAAATCATTTAAGATAGATTCCTGGAGTACTAAATCTATTGATGTCAATGGAATTGATTCTGAAGATTATGATGATTGCTCAGTTACCATAATAAATTTTGAGGGAATTATAAATGGGTCAGATAAAAAGGCCGGTATTACAGTTTATATAAAACCAAGAATTGTATCAGTATATCAGCCGGACTTGATTATAAATATAAATGCGGAAGATTACGCAGGTCAAGAATATAAATTACCTGATACTATAAGAGTTGTTACAGCTGATGGCAAGATTAAAATAGCTAAGGTAACATCCTGGGATAAACCATATGTAAATATAAACACTCCTCAAACCTATTATATAAAAGGTACTGTAGAATATTTTGCAAATCCTATACTTGTAAATTTAACAGTTAACTAA
- a CDS encoding DUF5050 domain-containing protein, with translation MKKTRLLVLTAAFVLGIGTVAYAELPDNALIVGNNAYSLNYVVSHISQLNDILNNSNSYKDIYYKNNSGSIVSLFNGSDVTEDTVSSKGLIKNITYYDIDNNGTGIKTNYAYSGSEYAQSNSTIKADITKTEISGGYFINIHVKSADLVNPSDLLPQFFKVVDESDLVKRIGIPGEGEVIDDYQITLMTYKPSLTLAILANDRTEIGTVAIKLDSDLEDGLNKDMNLVLNIDSSVEYNSNGGNTSGNINNNGLLSDDGSWIYYSNLADGGKLYKKKEVQSADNTVTLYDQRICEDNAKFINVVGEWIYYSNYSDGQKIYKIRKDGTGRRIVCRDQSSYLNVSGEYIYYAAHQENNLSNIGKLYKVKLDSQNATSGDKISNDEDEVEDISVKGDVIYFINVTESRSLYSIHTDGTYRHKMNSGDSSIKYATLLGDNIYYITYGGDLFRLSTLDQNPTKITVKSNVVDKAGNSTQVDDKIYGINITEDNLYYWSYNGENKLYKAPMNSISSKITGDKIGDDAIDAVNLTSSGEAYYTKSGKLYIANPVQTTDSSGKTIYKYSPVAVKAVKPSLKLVSYDKVAFPTDHIPSGVTLDNIINYLPDKVTATFSDSSVSEVLVNWDLENPIIGKDGTITYRGAIVGYGNTVQFKMTLASDPLTVDNIITEDIVNNPGTSYDTITVKNLNDGDVINIYRTMDSNGVGQDLLGTATASAGTVTIRLTGSNVLPDKAGKIYLSRTSTGKTESDLYSCEFGDAKLPQKLTVSNIKITNYGDLDNTTVPTTDIVDVSDDPVLQEGDRIVIYRDTEKTMPIANVEVQLDPDSASGPFDGFRYRALGIQLSNANSIKYDKDHPENNYIYVARNTGSAESEAVKVEFGPDLALPINYNSDIINITDVHGVDNNNEVTANINRENGYDYYYRVVSSPIEIPLKANLDTDSDIGGGWQPLVDANTPIDASNGQYVYVVETPKNTKLAYKYGYAKVVEGENLITEYPPAALTGVSYGNGTGAHNGQTQITITSSGTFKYKVTSDNISGNISKGDSASSGWTNVENEDWIPVSLNKYITVVQVDGNNNITNIDSHLVLNSEINKIAPVDSFDENPFVFEDAPGAENNGKTKATTVPPKLSLTNKYLYVVSDTPKDAPTSTDTITAGTDDWETWPTDKCITASDGQYISIVEVDSLNKAQRFGVFRAVVGDGEAPDPAAFPDNNDVYVGPSTPDLNVEFNFTEGQADEARLFIDGSFAGENPNLSGTSASIDVDSDNLAAIKDLSEGNHELKLVLYKSDAASEGVTKRLIVDTTAPDKAASGSFTAGGYDVGDSVTLKFSEPVKTSDIAIENLSISGGHTFDTASINPLDASGEYATTFRITLGTGTTLAVGDTITIDANKVTDRAGNTAGSDVIFTAN, from the coding sequence ATGAAAAAAACTAGATTGTTGGTTTTAACAGCAGCATTTGTACTGGGGATTGGTACTGTTGCCTATGCTGAACTGCCTGACAATGCCCTTATAGTAGGGAATAATGCTTACAGTTTAAATTATGTAGTATCGCACATATCGCAGTTGAATGATATACTAAACAATTCAAACAGTTATAAGGATATATATTATAAAAATAACAGCGGCAGCATTGTTTCTCTGTTTAATGGATCTGATGTTACAGAGGATACTGTGTCATCTAAGGGGCTGATTAAAAATATAACCTACTATGATATAGATAATAATGGAACAGGTATAAAAACCAATTATGCATATTCAGGTAGCGAATATGCACAATCCAATTCCACTATAAAGGCAGATATTACCAAGACAGAAATATCAGGAGGATATTTTATAAATATTCATGTGAAAAGTGCTGATTTGGTGAATCCGTCAGACTTATTGCCACAATTTTTTAAAGTGGTAGATGAGAGTGATCTTGTTAAGAGAATAGGTATACCTGGAGAGGGTGAGGTTATAGACGATTATCAGATAACACTTATGACGTATAAACCTTCACTTACATTGGCCATTCTTGCCAATGACAGAACGGAAATAGGAACAGTTGCCATAAAGCTGGATTCTGATCTGGAAGATGGTTTGAATAAAGATATGAATCTTGTACTTAATATAGACAGTTCTGTGGAATATAACTCAAATGGTGGGAATACTTCAGGAAATATAAACAATAATGGATTACTGTCAGACGATGGAAGCTGGATCTACTACAGCAACCTGGCGGATGGGGGTAAGTTGTATAAAAAGAAAGAGGTACAATCTGCCGATAATACTGTAACTTTGTATGACCAGAGAATATGTGAAGATAATGCTAAATTTATAAATGTAGTTGGAGAATGGATATATTATTCCAATTATTCAGATGGCCAGAAAATATACAAGATAAGGAAGGATGGAACAGGGAGAAGAATAGTATGCAGGGATCAGTCATCCTATCTGAATGTATCAGGTGAATATATATACTATGCAGCCCATCAGGAAAACAATCTGAGCAATATAGGAAAGTTGTATAAAGTTAAACTTGATTCTCAGAATGCAACATCAGGAGATAAAATATCAAATGATGAAGATGAAGTAGAAGATATAAGTGTAAAGGGAGATGTTATATATTTTATCAATGTAACTGAGAGCAGATCACTGTATTCCATACATACGGACGGCACCTATAGGCACAAGATGAATTCCGGTGATTCATCGATTAAGTATGCCACATTACTTGGAGACAATATATATTATATTACTTATGGCGGTGACTTATTCAGACTGTCTACCTTAGATCAAAATCCTACAAAGATAACGGTAAAGAGCAATGTAGTAGACAAAGCTGGAAATTCAACACAGGTTGATGATAAAATATATGGAATAAATATAACAGAGGATAACCTTTATTATTGGAGTTACAATGGAGAAAATAAATTGTACAAGGCACCTATGAACAGTATAAGCTCCAAAATTACTGGTGATAAAATAGGCGATGATGCTATTGATGCTGTTAATCTAACCAGTAGCGGAGAGGCCTACTATACTAAAAGCGGAAAGCTGTATATTGCGAATCCTGTACAGACTACCGACAGTTCAGGCAAGACCATTTACAAATATTCGCCTGTAGCAGTAAAAGCAGTAAAGCCTTCTTTAAAGCTTGTCAGTTATGATAAGGTGGCATTTCCTACTGACCATATTCCGTCAGGCGTAACTCTTGACAATATAATAAATTATTTACCAGACAAGGTTACAGCCACATTCAGTGATTCAAGTGTTTCAGAGGTTCTGGTAAACTGGGATCTTGAAAACCCTATAATTGGCAAGGATGGTACTATAACCTACAGAGGGGCTATAGTTGGCTATGGAAATACCGTACAGTTTAAAATGACTCTGGCAAGTGATCCGCTTACTGTTGATAATATTATTACAGAGGATATTGTTAACAATCCAGGGACATCCTATGATACAATTACGGTTAAAAATCTGAATGATGGTGATGTTATCAACATTTACAGGACGATGGACTCAAATGGAGTAGGTCAGGATTTACTGGGAACTGCTACAGCCAGTGCAGGTACTGTTACCATAAGACTGACGGGCAGTAATGTTCTTCCGGATAAAGCCGGCAAAATTTATTTATCAAGGACAAGTACCGGAAAAACGGAAAGTGATTTATACAGCTGTGAATTCGGAGATGCTAAATTACCTCAAAAATTAACTGTTTCCAACATAAAGATTACAAATTACGGAGATCTTGACAATACTACCGTACCTACCACGGATATTGTAGATGTATCTGATGATCCTGTACTCCAGGAAGGCGACAGAATAGTCATATACAGAGATACTGAAAAGACCATGCCTATAGCAAATGTAGAGGTGCAGCTTGATCCTGACTCTGCAAGCGGGCCTTTTGATGGATTCAGATATCGTGCACTTGGAATACAGCTTTCAAATGCAAATTCAATAAAATACGATAAGGATCATCCGGAAAACAATTATATATATGTGGCAAGAAATACTGGAAGTGCTGAAAGTGAAGCTGTAAAAGTTGAATTTGGTCCGGACCTGGCACTGCCTATTAATTATAACAGTGATATAATCAATATTACCGATGTACATGGAGTAGATAATAATAATGAAGTTACTGCCAATATCAACAGGGAAAATGGATATGATTACTATTACAGGGTAGTTTCTTCACCAATCGAAATACCTCTGAAAGCAAACCTGGATACAGATTCTGATATCGGTGGAGGATGGCAGCCACTTGTTGATGCAAATACACCTATAGATGCTTCAAATGGACAGTATGTATATGTAGTTGAAACTCCTAAAAATACAAAACTTGCCTATAAATATGGATATGCAAAGGTAGTAGAAGGTGAGAATCTTATAACGGAGTATCCACCTGCAGCTCTTACGGGAGTAAGTTATGGCAATGGAACAGGTGCACATAATGGACAGACTCAGATTACTATTACTTCGAGTGGCACATTCAAGTATAAAGTTACATCGGATAATATATCCGGTAATATAAGTAAAGGTGATTCTGCTTCCAGCGGATGGACGAATGTTGAAAATGAAGATTGGATCCCAGTTTCATTGAATAAATATATAACTGTTGTACAGGTGGATGGGAATAATAATATAACAAACATAGACAGCCACCTAGTTTTAAATAGTGAAATAAATAAAATTGCACCTGTTGATTCATTTGATGAGAATCCTTTTGTATTTGAAGATGCACCTGGTGCGGAAAACAACGGCAAGACAAAAGCGACAACTGTTCCACCTAAATTAAGCCTGACAAATAAATATTTGTATGTAGTTTCTGATACTCCAAAAGATGCGCCAACAAGCACTGATACTATAACTGCAGGCACTGATGATTGGGAAACTTGGCCGACTGATAAATGTATAACAGCTAGCGATGGACAGTATATAAGCATAGTAGAGGTTGATTCTTTAAATAAAGCACAAAGATTTGGAGTGTTTAGGGCAGTTGTAGGTGACGGTGAAGCACCTGATCCTGCAGCCTTTCCAGATAATAATGATGTTTATGTGGGACCTTCTACACCAGATTTAAATGTAGAATTTAACTTTACAGAAGGACAGGCTGATGAGGCAAGATTGTTTATAGACGGATCTTTTGCAGGAGAGAATCCTAACTTGAGTGGTACATCTGCAAGCATTGATGTTGATTCTGATAATTTAGCTGCAATTAAAGATCTTTCAGAGGGTAACCATGAGCTGAAGCTTGTACTTTACAAGTCGGATGCAGCATCTGAAGGCGTTACTAAGAGACTGATAGTGGATACAACGGCACCTGATAAAGCAGCTTCTGGAAGTTTCACGGCAGGTGGATATGATGTGGGAGACAGTGTGACACTTAAATTCAGTGAACCTGTTAAGACATCTGATATAGCTATAGAAAATTTAAGTATAAGCGGTGGACATACTTTTGATACAGCTTCTATAAACCCTCTGGATGCTTCTGGCGAATATGCTACTACCTTTAGAATTACTCTGGGGACAGGGACTACTCTGGCTGTTGGAGATACTATAACTATTGATGCAAATAAAGTCACTGACAGAGCTGGTAATACTGCAGGATCTGATGTTATATTTACAGCAAATTAG